A genome region from Tursiops truncatus isolate mTurTru1 chromosome 15, mTurTru1.mat.Y, whole genome shotgun sequence includes the following:
- the CLDN3 gene encoding claudin-3 translates to MSMGLEIAGTSLAVMGWLSTIVCCVLPMWRVTAFIGSSIITAQITWEGLWMNCVVQSTGQMQCKVYDSLLALPQDLQAARALIVIAILLAAFGLLVALVGAQCTNCVQDETAKAKITIVAGVLFLMAALLTLVPVSWSANTIIREFYNPLVPDAQKREMGSALYVGWAAAALQLLGGALLCCSCPPREKKYTPAKILYSAPRSNGPGTGTGTAYDRKDYV, encoded by the coding sequence ATGTCCATGGGCCTGGAGATCGCGGGCACCTCGCTGGCCGTCATGGGCTGGCTGAGCACCATCGTGTGCTGCGTGCTGCCCATGTGGCGCGTGACGGCCTTCATCGGCAGCAGCATCATCACGGCGCAGATCACCTGGGAGGGCCTGTGGATGAACTGCGTGGTGCAGAGCACGGGCCAGATGCAATGCAAGGTGTACGACTCGCTGCTGGCGCTGCCGCAGGACCTACAGGCGGCCCGCGCCCTCATCGTCATCGCCATCCTGCTGGCCGCCTTCGGGCTCCTTGTGGCGCTCGTGGGTGCCCAATGCACAAACTGTGTGCAGGACGAAACGGCCAAGGCCAAGATCACCATCGTGGCGGGCGTGCTCTTCCTGATGGCCGCCTTGCTCACCCTCGTGCCGGTGTCCTGGTCGGCCAACACCATCATCCGGGAATTCTACAACCCGTTGGTGCCAGATGCACAGAAGCGCGAGATGGGCTCCGCCCTGTACGTGGGCTGGGCGGCCGCGGCGCTGCAGCTGCTGGGGGGAGCGCTACTCTGCTGCTCGTGCCCGCCGCGCGAGAAGAAATACACGCCCGCCAAGATCCTCTACTCGGCGCCGCGCTCCAACGGCCCAGGCACCGGCACCGGCACAGCCTACGACCGCAAGGACTACGTCTGA